CCGCACCTTTGCTGGACGCGTCCACCCATGGCACACCGTCGGGCCCTCTGCAGCACACCCATCCCCACACCCATCTCAAAGAAAGGAGTAGGGGCGCGGGGCACGCGCCCTGGGTCCATCGCGCGGGTCGCCCCCTCTGTCCCCCTGAGGAGCGGTGATCCCCAATCGCCACGACGAACGGGCCTACGCTCTTCGGGTTGCTCCCGAAACCCAATCCGGCGTCGGGGCGCGGGGCACACATCCCGCGCTACCGAAACGCTGGCATAACCTCTTTGGCGAACCGCTCCATCTGCTGGTGAAAACCCTCCTCCGAACGCCCAGCAAACCCGACGACAAAATGATCAACGCCGGCGTCTGCATACTGTCGGAGGTCGCCGATCACCTGCGCCGGGCTCCCCTTGCTGAAGATGAACCGCTTGCCGCTGAACGGTCGCACCACGTCGTACTCCATCACCTGGATCACGCCCGTCAATATCGCGACCTTCATCGTGAACGGTTTCCCCATCTCCTTGGAGAGCCTGCGTCCGTAGGCGATCCCCTCGCGGATGCGCTCCGGCGTCGCATCGTCGCTATATCTCGTCGGCTCAGGCGGCGCTTTCCCAGGCGGCCCCTCAGGGATAGCCGCGAAGTGCAGGGGAAACCAGACATCGCCAAGCTCCACCGCACGGCGCACGGCCCGCATCGAGCTCCCGCCCACCCAGATAGGCGGATGCGGGCTCTGCACCGGCTTTGGGCGAAGGCTGAGGCGCTTGGCGGTGTGATATGCCCCCTCGAACGAAAACTCGTCTCTCGTCCAGAGGCCCTTCATGATCCTCAGATACTCATCCGTGATCTTCCCCCGCTGCTCGATGGGTACATTGAACGTGGCGAACTCGCGCTTCAGGTGGCCGGGCGTAACCCCCAGCGTCACACGCCCCTTGGACAAGACGTCCAAACTGGCGATCGCCTTGGCGGTGGTGAACGGCTGCCGGAACGGGACAACAAGGCAGCCGTACAGGAGGCGCAGCCTCGTGGTCTTGGCAGCCAGGTACGTGAGGATGGTGTGGGCGTCCCATTCGACCTCACGGCCGCTCTGCTCCCACTGCTTCGGAGGAAAGATGTGGTCATCGGCCATCAGCCATTCAAAACCCAGGGCCTCCGCATGCTGGGCGAAGCGGATCATGGTCTCGGCCTGGGCATGAAACGGGTTATAGAACACGCCGAACTTCATGAGGGAAAGCCTAGGCCACTCGGGTCAGAGGGTCAAGGGCATGGCGGCGCTTACTGTGCCAATGGAGTAAGAACCACCACGGGGATCTCCCGGGTGGTGCGGCGCTGGTAGCGGGCATAATCATAGTATGTGAGCGCCAGCGCCCAGAGGCGGGACCGCTCTTCGCCAACGGCGGTCCGGGCGCGCATCCTCATCTTCCTGCCCTTGAACTGCACATGCGCCTCGGGGTTCGCGACCAGGTTCAAATACCAGGCCGGGTGCGTAGGCGAGCCTCCGTACGAGGCGATCAGCACATAGCGCTCGCCGTCTGGCATGAACCCCAGCGGCGCCGTCCGCCATTTCCCCGTCTTGCAACCCTTCGTCGTCACCAGGGCCATGGGGTACTTGCCCATGTGCGCGCCAAGTCTGCCCCGGGTGAGGCGATAGAAGAAGATGTGCCAAAAGGTGAACCATTTCAAAAGAAGGCGCATCAGCCTGCCTCCGGTCAGCTTCCTGCCGCCGCTCCCGCGCCAGGAAGGCTACGGCTTCCAACCCAGGATTGTGCTGGGCATCTCGTAATAGGTGTGCAGATGCCCCTTGGCGACACAGATCGGCCCGTCCGGGTCGAAATACGGGTCTACAACGCCATAGTGAAAGGGGTGCGTCATATAGTCGTTCTTGAACCCGTCCATCGTCTGGAACTCCTGCTCCCAAACGTGGGTCCAGAGGTCCGGCCCAGTTTTAGACCTTGGCAGTTCGTGGTTCTCCAGGTCGTGGCTCAACACCCAGTTGCGGATCCCCTTGATGTAGACGGGCATCTGCGCCAGCCGCTCCTCGAACTCCCGGAAAAGCTTGGGCGAAGCGGTGGGGATAACCCTGATCACCAGGGTGCGCTTGATGCAGTTCCTGATCCTAGGCTCGGGGATGGCCTGCCGCCACGGCTTGAAGAAAGTAGCCGCCGTGCGCTCTACAACCTGGTCCGCCCCGCCGGGGTAAAAGCGCCTCAACTCCTTGGCGTAGGGATGCTTGCGCGAGTCCAGGATGCCGGTATAGCCATCGTACGCCGAGTCCAGTATCCAGTCCCACCCGCCGCCGGGGATATTCCTCCCGGCCCAGACCTTCAGGACGCCCTTGACCTTGGCTGGCGTCTCCTGCCACGCCTCCAGGAAACGCTGCACCTTCTCCGGGGCGGCGTCCGGCCGCAGCTTGACCGCCATAACCCCCCGGATCAGGCCCCGCTCCCGCTTCAGAACGGGCGAATGCTGGGTGTAGACGCTGCCTCTGGTCATGGCGGCTCCTTCATCGCTGACTGCAGTGCCATAGTACAGCCCCAGG
The DNA window shown above is from Chloroflexota bacterium and carries:
- a CDS encoding TIGR03619 family F420-dependent LLM class oxidoreductase is translated as MKFGVFYNPFHAQAETMIRFAQHAEALGFEWLMADDHIFPPKQWEQSGREVEWDAHTILTYLAAKTTRLRLLYGCLVVPFRQPFTTAKAIASLDVLSKGRVTLGVTPGHLKREFATFNVPIEQRGKITDEYLRIMKGLWTRDEFSFEGAYHTAKRLSLRPKPVQSPHPPIWVGGSSMRAVRRAVELGDVWFPLHFAAIPEGPPGKAPPEPTRYSDDATPERIREGIAYGRRLSKEMGKPFTMKVAILTGVIQVMEYDVVRPFSGKRFIFSKGSPAQVIGDLRQYADAGVDHFVVGFAGRSEEGFHQQMERFAKEVMPAFR
- a CDS encoding nitroreductase family deazaflavin-dependent oxidoreductase, with protein sequence MRLLLKWFTFWHIFFYRLTRGRLGAHMGKYPMALVTTKGCKTGKWRTAPLGFMPDGERYVLIASYGGSPTHPAWYLNLVANPEAHVQFKGRKMRMRARTAVGEERSRLWALALTYYDYARYQRRTTREIPVVVLTPLAQ